GCTCCCTGGTGATCTCCCCCGTGTTCCTGCTCCTCGACGAGCCCTTCGCCGGAATCGACCCCATTTCGGTCGCAGACCTCCAGCAGGTGATCCTTGGGTTAAAAGAGAAGGGAATCGGGGTTATAATAACGGATCATAACGTGCGCGACACCCTATCGGTGTGCGAACGGGCCTACATCATCTCCGAAGGGGAGATCCTCCTCGAGGGGAACCCCGAGGAGATCGCGTCGTCTTCGCGCGTGCGGGAAATTTACCTGGGAGAGCAGTTCTCCCTGTAGACGGCCAGGAGACGGATGGCTCTGGAACTTCGACAATCCCTGAAACTCAGCCAGCAGCTGGTGATGACCCCGCAGTTGCAGCAGGCGATCAAGCTTTTGCAACTATCGAGCCTGGAGCTGCAACAGGCGGTTCGGGAGGAGCTCGAGGTGAACCCCACCCTGGAGGAGGTCGTGGAGGAGGTCCCCGAGGCTCCGGGGGAGGCGGAGCCGCAGACGGAGACGGAAGCATCCCCTCCGCAGGCGGAACCGGACGCGTCCGAGGCTCCCACGGCAACGTCCTCGAAGGAATTGATCGACCGCGTCGACTGGGACTACTATTTCGGGGATGGCGCCACGGCGGGAAGAGCCAGGGGGGAGACCGACCGCGAGGAGGAGGACGGCCGCCCGTACTACGAAAACCTCCTCACCCGGAAGCCCTCCCTCTCCGAATACCTCGAGACGCAGATCTGCCTGTCGGATGCGGATGGCGCGCTGAGGGAGATCGCCCCCTACCTGATCGGGAACATCGACGAGAACGGATATCTCAAGGTGTCCGCCGAGGAGACCGCCGAGGCCCTCGGGAAGCCCCTCGAGGAGGTGGAGCGGGCGATCGCGAAGATCCAGACGCTGGACCCCGCCGGCATCGGGGCCCGCGACCTCCGGGAATGCCTGATGATCCAGGCCCGCGAGAAGGGGGAGGAGTTTTCCCTTCCCCTGCAAATCCTCACCGACCACTTCGACCTCTTCACTCGCGGGGACATCGCGGGCATAGCGAAGCGGCTGAAGCTCCCCCGCGAGATCGTCCGGGAGGCTTTCCAGAAACTGGTGACCCTGTGGCCGAAGCCCGGCCGGCTGTTCTCGGGGGACGACGTGCACTACATCACCCCGGACGCCTACGTGGCCCAGGTCGACAACCAGTGGGTGGTCACGCTGAACGAGGATGGACAGCCGCGCCTCCGGCTCAGTTCCTATTACCGGGACCTTCTCTCCGCCGGGGACCGGCTCGGCAAGGAGGACAAGGACTTCCTCAAGCAGAAGATCAACTCCGCCCTCTGGTTCATCAAGAGCATCCAGCAGCGGCAGAGGACCATCTACAAGGTCGTGGAAAGCATCATGAAGCTCCAGAAGGATTTTCTCGAGGCCGGGCCGAAGCATCTCAAACCCCTCACGCTCCGGGACGTCGCGGAGGACATCTCCATGCACGAGTCGACGGTCTCCCGGGTGACGAACAGCAAGTACGTGTGCACCCCCCACGGGATCTTCGAGCTGAAGTTCTTCTTCAATTCCGGCCTGAACCGGGAAGGGGGGGGGGAGGATATCGCTTCCAAGTCGGTGAAGGAGAAGATCCTGGAGATCATCAAAGCCGAGGGGGGGGACAATCCGTCGAGCGACCAGGATCTCGTCCGGCTCCTCCGCAACCAGGGGATCCGGATCGCCCGCCGCACCGTCACCAAATACCGCCAGGCCATGGGTGTGCTGCCTTCGTCCAAGCGAAAGAAGTTTTTCTAGGCCGAAGCGCGACGCTTCGTTCAAAGGAGGGAACCGCGTGTCCAACATCTCCGTGACGTTCCGTCACATCGACTCGAGCCAGCCCCTCAAGGACTATGTCACCGAAAAGCTGGGAAAGATCCAGAAGATCCTGGACAGCCCGTTCGAGGCGCAAGTGACGCTTTCCGTCGAGAAATACCGCCACATCGCGGAAGTCTTTCTGACCGGGCGGGGAATCACGATCAAGGCGTTCGAATCCACCGACAACCTGTATTCCGCCATCGATCTCGTCTGCGACAAGGTGGAACGCCAGACGAAGAAATACCGGGAGAAGAAAAAGGACCGGGCCCCCGGCATCATCGCGGAGCCGATCGTGTCCGGGTCCTCCCTCACGATCAGCGAGGGCGATTCGGGCCCGCGCATCGTCCGCCACGACAACTTCGTCCCCAAGCCGATGAGCGTGGAGGACGCGGCCCACTACCTCGACATCCTGAAGGTGGACGTGTTCATGTTCGTCAACCAGGAGACCAACCAGCCGAGCGTGGTATTCCGGCAGCAGGACGGGAACATCGGGTTCACGGAGCCCCGGGCCCGATGAAGATCCAGGACATCGTTCCCCCCGAGGCCATCGTGGACAACCTGCGGGGGGAGACGAAGGAAAACGTCCTCCGGGAGCTGTCCGAGGTGATCGTCAAGATCGTGCCGAAGCTTTCCGCGGACACCCTGACCTCCATCCTGATGGAACGGGAAAGCCTGGGCAGCACGGGCATCGGGGACGGGGTGGCCATCCCGCACGGCAAGGTGAACGGGATCGATCGCCTGGTCGCCGCCTTCGGCCGGAGCCGAAACGGCGTCCCGTTCCAATCCCTGGACGGAAAGCCGGCGCATCTGTTCTTCCTGATCATGGCCCCGGAGTATTCGGCCGGGATGCACCTGAAGGCGCTCGCGCGCATCTCCCGGCTGCTCAAGGACGAACGGTTCCGGCGGTCGCTCCTCGAGGCGGCGGACGCCGACGAACTGCGAAGCATCCTCCGCGAGGAGGATGCCGGCTCGTAGCAAGGCCCGCTCCGGCGAAGGAGGCGTGCGCCGTGCCGGTACTGGTTGACCGTTTCCTCGAATCGTGTGCCGAGCCTCTCCGGTTGCGTCTGCTGTCGGGCGCGGCCGGCCTTTCCCGGGAGATCACGGACAAGACGGTGCAGAAGGCCGGGCTCGGGATCACGGGGGAGGTCGACTCCACTCACCCGGGGAAGATCCAGATCCTGGGGGAGACCGAGATCACCTATTTCCGGATCCAGCCCGCCGCGCGACAGACCCAGATCGCCGATCTCTTTTTCTCCCGGCCGATGTCGTGCGCCATCGCGGGAGGAGGCCTTCCCCTGCCTCCCCGGATGGTCGAGACGGCGGAGCGAAAAGGGGTTCCCCTGATCCTCTCGGATCTCCCCACCTCGGACCTCATTCGCGAGGTCCTGGGGAACCTCGAACGGATGTTCGCCGAGACGGCCACGATCCACGGGGTCCTGATGGAAATCCTGGGGGTGGGGGTGGCCCTCCTGGGGAAGAGCGGCATCGGGA
This DNA window, taken from Candidatus Deferrimicrobiaceae bacterium, encodes the following:
- the rpoN gene encoding RNA polymerase factor sigma-54, translating into MALELRQSLKLSQQLVMTPQLQQAIKLLQLSSLELQQAVREELEVNPTLEEVVEEVPEAPGEAEPQTETEASPPQAEPDASEAPTATSSKELIDRVDWDYYFGDGATAGRARGETDREEEDGRPYYENLLTRKPSLSEYLETQICLSDADGALREIAPYLIGNIDENGYLKVSAEETAEALGKPLEEVERAIAKIQTLDPAGIGARDLRECLMIQAREKGEEFSLPLQILTDHFDLFTRGDIAGIAKRLKLPREIVREAFQKLVTLWPKPGRLFSGDDVHYITPDAYVAQVDNQWVVTLNEDGQPRLRLSSYYRDLLSAGDRLGKEDKDFLKQKINSALWFIKSIQQRQRTIYKVVESIMKLQKDFLEAGPKHLKPLTLRDVAEDISMHESTVSRVTNSKYVCTPHGIFELKFFFNSGLNREGGGEDIASKSVKEKILEIIKAEGGDNPSSDQDLVRLLRNQGIRIARRTVTKYRQAMGVLPSSKRKKFF
- the raiA gene encoding ribosome-associated translation inhibitor RaiA, which encodes MSNISVTFRHIDSSQPLKDYVTEKLGKIQKILDSPFEAQVTLSVEKYRHIAEVFLTGRGITIKAFESTDNLYSAIDLVCDKVERQTKKYREKKKDRAPGIIAEPIVSGSSLTISEGDSGPRIVRHDNFVPKPMSVEDAAHYLDILKVDVFMFVNQETNQPSVVFRQQDGNIGFTEPRAR
- a CDS encoding PTS sugar transporter subunit IIA, yielding MKIQDIVPPEAIVDNLRGETKENVLRELSEVIVKIVPKLSADTLTSILMERESLGSTGIGDGVAIPHGKVNGIDRLVAAFGRSRNGVPFQSLDGKPAHLFFLIMAPEYSAGMHLKALARISRLLKDERFRRSLLEAADADELRSILREEDAGS
- the hprK gene encoding HPr(Ser) kinase/phosphatase; its protein translation is MPVLVDRFLESCAEPLRLRLLSGAAGLSREITDKTVQKAGLGITGEVDSTHPGKIQILGETEITYFRIQPAARQTQIADLFFSRPMSCAIAGGGLPLPPRMVETAERKGVPLILSDLPTSDLIREVLGNLERMFAETATIHGVLMEILGVGVALLGKSGIGKSECALDLILRGHRFVTDDVIHLEKRGPETVLGTGEDVTRHHMEIRGLGIINIQDLFGPTAIVDRKKVEMVIRIEEWNAANDYDRLGLDDLRTDVLGVRLPTILLPVSPGRNLATIVEVAVRNYLLKNRGLFSAAQLVERQSRLAEGRKPE